The following are from one region of the Streptomyces fradiae genome:
- a CDS encoding LuxR C-terminal-related transcriptional regulator, with product MHSSSVVSGPPAGPGVDPLGDPFLRTRFVPPAIPTTFLRRPRLAERLGGEGRVPGTPLTVVEGCAGAGKTLLAADWAAGLDRPAAWLTLDAAIQGPGMFWAHFLQALRAAGMPVGAEAGPAAGPGRGDPALPARLAAELAGLDRPVTVVIDEFDRMTAPETARQLEFVLHHAGPGLRLVLVTRTEPLLPLHRYRVAGEITEIRDADLAFTPEEAVTLLARHGLDLSAAAAAALVERTRGWAAGLRLSALAARLSPDPELYLKEFEADRGTIADFLLAEVLERQPQQTQDLLLRVSVLDRFHPELADALTGRRDAAPILAGLLRDNAFVEEFDHGWYALHPLFREILRAHLRRRSPGLERQLHRRAARWLRGSGALPETLAQGAAAGDWTFAAGALVDDLAIGQLFTGPRSDELEALFAGLDARTPGPAADLVRAARALTRNDLDRGLAHLHHAEEQLTAADARDDARDDAAARLGCALLTALAGRLAGSARTAERAAATASDLLLQVPAPLLDEHPEFLALLQTHLGSSLLWAGRFDEARAALAAVTAGPGVAATALPLRDALEHLALIDYLDGWPARAERRLRAATAAAERCGAPVPAGTGLGRLVLAAVAVERGDTRRAEALLRRPPDAPDPEPDTVGYPGAYKGRYPGAYPGPHLGPYPDPDTHPTPDLPFGPYPGLYSGPHPDPDARPASDPTLDPYPDPTSHRTPDLTFGPHPSPDRDPDTHPTPDLPPYPHPDPDPVTAAGRRLATTRLLLARGHTRAALTAAARRIPAAEDSPWDRGHAALTASAAHLAAGSPEAAAEVLRAVADDQPLCRIAAARAYLAAGDRATALSLLDGLPGPGHTGPAVSVRAALVRARVARLEGDLASVHRLLGRALREAGPEELRRPFLEAGPWIAPFLAAPSLRPLAAGWLAPGPAPGPAPAPVPEAPVEPLSARERDVLSRLARTMSTEEIAADLYVSVNTVKTHLKSVYRKLSVHRRNEAVRRARDLGLL from the coding sequence ATGCACAGCTCGTCCGTCGTGTCCGGCCCACCGGCCGGGCCCGGCGTCGACCCGCTGGGTGATCCCTTCCTCCGGACCCGGTTCGTGCCGCCGGCGATTCCCACCACCTTTCTGCGGCGGCCGCGCCTCGCGGAGCGGCTGGGCGGCGAGGGGCGGGTGCCGGGGACTCCGCTCACCGTGGTCGAGGGCTGCGCGGGGGCGGGGAAGACGTTGCTGGCCGCGGACTGGGCCGCGGGCCTGGACCGGCCGGCCGCCTGGCTCACGCTCGACGCGGCGATCCAGGGGCCCGGGATGTTCTGGGCGCACTTCCTGCAGGCGCTGCGCGCCGCCGGGATGCCGGTCGGGGCGGAGGCAGGACCGGCCGCCGGGCCCGGGCGGGGGGATCCGGCGCTGCCGGCCCGGCTCGCCGCGGAGCTCGCCGGACTCGACCGGCCGGTGACGGTGGTCATCGACGAGTTCGACCGGATGACCGCGCCCGAGACGGCGCGGCAGCTGGAGTTCGTCCTGCACCACGCCGGCCCGGGACTGCGCCTCGTCCTGGTCACCCGTACCGAACCGCTGCTCCCGCTGCACCGCTACCGGGTGGCCGGGGAGATCACCGAGATCCGGGACGCCGACCTGGCCTTCACCCCCGAGGAGGCCGTCACGCTGCTCGCGCGGCACGGGCTCGATCTGTCCGCCGCCGCGGCGGCGGCACTGGTGGAGCGCACCCGCGGCTGGGCGGCGGGCCTCCGGCTGAGCGCCCTGGCCGCCCGGCTCAGCCCGGACCCGGAGCTCTACCTCAAGGAGTTCGAGGCCGACCGCGGCACGATCGCCGACTTCCTGCTCGCCGAGGTGCTCGAACGGCAGCCGCAGCAGACCCAGGACCTGCTGCTCCGCGTCAGCGTCCTGGACCGCTTCCACCCGGAGCTCGCCGACGCCCTGACCGGCCGCCGCGACGCCGCGCCGATCCTCGCCGGACTGCTCCGCGACAACGCGTTCGTGGAGGAGTTCGACCACGGCTGGTACGCGCTCCATCCGCTGTTCCGGGAGATCCTCCGGGCCCATCTGCGCCGCCGCTCGCCCGGACTGGAACGCCAACTGCACCGCCGCGCGGCCCGCTGGCTGCGCGGCTCCGGCGCGCTGCCGGAGACCCTGGCCCAGGGAGCCGCCGCCGGGGACTGGACCTTCGCCGCCGGCGCCCTGGTCGACGACCTGGCGATCGGGCAGCTCTTCACCGGGCCCCGCTCGGACGAGCTGGAGGCGCTGTTCGCCGGCCTCGACGCCCGGACCCCCGGCCCGGCCGCGGACCTCGTCCGCGCCGCGCGCGCCCTGACCCGTAACGACCTCGACCGGGGCCTCGCCCACCTCCACCACGCCGAGGAACAGCTGACCGCCGCCGACGCCCGTGACGACGCCCGCGACGACGCGGCGGCCCGGCTCGGCTGCGCCCTGCTCACCGCCCTCGCGGGCCGCCTCGCCGGCTCGGCGCGTACGGCGGAACGGGCCGCCGCGACCGCCTCGGACCTGCTCCTGCAGGTGCCCGCCCCGCTCCTGGACGAGCACCCCGAGTTCCTCGCCCTGCTCCAGACCCATCTGGGCTCCTCCCTGCTCTGGGCCGGCCGCTTCGACGAGGCACGGGCCGCCCTCGCCGCCGTGACCGCCGGGCCCGGCGTCGCCGCCACGGCGCTGCCGCTGCGGGACGCCTTGGAGCATCTGGCCCTCATCGACTACCTCGACGGCTGGCCGGCCCGGGCGGAGCGCCGGCTCCGCGCGGCGACCGCCGCCGCCGAGCGCTGCGGTGCCCCCGTGCCGGCCGGCACCGGACTCGGCCGGCTCGTCCTCGCCGCGGTCGCCGTGGAGCGCGGCGACACGCGCCGGGCCGAGGCCCTGCTGCGGCGCCCGCCCGACGCCCCGGACCCGGAGCCGGACACCGTCGGGTACCCCGGCGCGTACAAGGGCCGGTACCCCGGCGCGTACCCGGGCCCGCACCTCGGCCCGTACCCCGACCCGGACACGCACCCGACCCCGGACCTGCCCTTCGGCCCGTACCCGGGCCTGTACTCCGGCCCGCACCCCGACCCGGACGCGCGCCCGGCATCGGACCCGACCCTCGACCCGTACCCCGACCCGACCTCGCACCGGACCCCGGACCTGACCTTCGGCCCGCACCCGTCCCCGGACCGCGACCCGGACACGCACCCGACCCCGGACCTGCCCCCGTACCCGCACCCGGACCCCGACCCCGTGACGGCCGCGGGCCGTCGTCTCGCCACCACCCGGCTGCTCCTCGCCCGGGGGCACACCCGGGCCGCCCTCACCGCCGCGGCGCGACGCATTCCCGCCGCCGAGGACTCCCCGTGGGACCGGGGCCACGCCGCCCTGACGGCCTCGGCCGCCCATCTGGCGGCAGGCAGCCCCGAAGCCGCCGCCGAGGTCCTGCGGGCGGTGGCCGACGACCAGCCGCTGTGCCGGATCGCCGCCGCCCGGGCGTACCTCGCGGCCGGGGACCGCGCCACCGCCCTCAGCCTCCTCGACGGCCTGCCCGGACCGGGGCACACCGGCCCGGCGGTGTCCGTGCGTGCCGCGCTGGTGCGCGCCCGGGTCGCGCGCCTTGAGGGCGACCTCGCCTCCGTACACCGGCTGCTCGGCCGGGCCCTCCGGGAGGCCGGGCCGGAGGAACTGCGGCGCCCGTTCCTGGAGGCCGGGCCCTGGATCGCCCCGTTCCTGGCGGCGCCGTCGCTGCGGCCGCTCGCCGCGGGCTGGCTCGCCCCCGGGCCCGCACCCGGCCCCGCCCCCGCCCCCGTGCCCGAGGCACCCGTCGAGCCGCTGAGCGCCCGCGAGCGTGACGTACTGAGCCGGCTCGCCCGGACGATGTCCACCGAGGAGATCGCCGCCGATCTCTACGTGTCGGTCAACACGGTCAAGACCCACCTCAAGAGCGTCTACCGGAAGCTGTCGGTCCACCGGCGCAACGAAGCGGTGCGCCGGGCCCGCGACCTCGGCCTCCTCTGA
- a CDS encoding NTP transferase domain-containing protein: MTHETHEPLVAGLLLAAGGGRRLGGRPKALLPHRGRPLVEHAVRMLREGGCEVVHVVLGAAAERVRAEAELPGCVLVDNPEWAEGMGSSLRVGLDSLRAAAPVPVDAALVSLVDQPGIGAAAVARVRGAYGGRDALAAASYHGKRGHPVLFGADRWAGIAAGAVGDRGARDYLAAHRDAITLVDCSDVAEPYDIDTEADLARLE; encoded by the coding sequence ATGACGCATGAGACACACGAACCCCTGGTCGCCGGGCTTCTGCTGGCCGCCGGCGGCGGACGCCGGCTCGGCGGCCGGCCGAAGGCGCTGCTCCCGCATCGCGGCCGGCCGCTGGTGGAGCACGCGGTGCGGATGCTGCGCGAGGGCGGCTGCGAGGTCGTGCACGTGGTGCTCGGGGCGGCGGCCGAACGGGTGCGGGCGGAGGCGGAGCTGCCGGGGTGCGTGCTCGTGGACAACCCGGAGTGGGCGGAGGGCATGGGGTCCTCGCTGCGGGTGGGGCTCGACTCGCTGCGGGCGGCTGCGCCGGTCCCGGTGGACGCGGCGCTGGTGTCGCTGGTGGACCAGCCGGGGATCGGCGCGGCGGCGGTGGCCCGGGTGCGCGGCGCGTACGGCGGGCGGGACGCGCTGGCGGCGGCCTCGTACCACGGGAAGCGGGGCCATCCGGTGCTGTTCGGCGCGGACCGCTGGGCGGGGATCGCGGCGGGGGCGGTGGGTGACCGGGGGGCGCGGGACTATCTGGCGGCGCACCGGGATGCGATCACCCTGGTGGACTGTTCGGATGTGGCCGAGCCGTACGACATCGACACGGAGGCGGATCTGGCACGCCTGGAGTGA
- a CDS encoding amphi-Trp domain-containing protein, whose product MNDLKFEQKRSLSHEEAADLLASLAKAFKKGEEAELAFGGGTLSLKVPEGFRTEVEIEVDGDEIEMELELKWRTGGESAAPAPPPAEAKEDKPKEDKPKAAKPKDKAPKPKAASAKPKSTSAKPKGKGKGKRAKRRARRARAAR is encoded by the coding sequence GTGAACGACCTGAAGTTCGAGCAGAAGCGTTCGCTGAGCCACGAGGAGGCGGCGGACCTGCTGGCCTCGCTCGCCAAGGCGTTCAAGAAGGGCGAGGAGGCCGAGCTGGCCTTCGGTGGGGGAACGCTGAGCCTGAAGGTCCCCGAAGGCTTCCGCACCGAGGTCGAGATCGAGGTCGACGGCGACGAGATCGAGATGGAGCTCGAACTGAAATGGCGAACGGGCGGCGAGTCCGCCGCCCCCGCGCCCCCGCCCGCCGAGGCGAAAGAGGACAAGCCGAAGGAGGACAAGCCGAAGGCCGCGAAGCCCAAGGACAAGGCCCCGAAGCCGAAGGCCGCGTCCGCCAAGCCCAAGAGCACCTCCGCGAAACCGAAGGGCAAGGGCAAGGGCAAGCGCGCCAAGCGCCGGGCCAGACGCGCCCGCGCCGCACGGTGA
- a CDS encoding MFS transporter — translation MRQWRALIVLGTAQFLMVLDTSVMNVSISQLVEDFDTEVTAIQAVITLYALVMAAFMIIGGRIGDILGRRRVFLIGMGVYGVGSALTAVAPTLWVLAVGWSVVEGLGAALVLPSMAALVAESYRGKDRSVAYGVIGGLAGAGIAVGPLLGGWVTTYLTWRLVFAGEVVVVLAVLLFRRAIEEHPAPGPRPGLDVVGAVLSAAGLAIGVLGVLQSTTWGWVAPRDPPFTVFGFAPTLFVVAAGVALLALFRAWERRREEGGRDPLVHLTLLRRPVLRSGLMTLLSQNLILLGLFFTIPLYLQVVQGFDAFETGLRLLPVSVTMLVASLGGARLGRRAGPRRVVRVALVLLVAAIVWLLATIDPVIDDGQFFGAMALLGLGMGMLASQLGNVVQSSAGEEERSEVGGLQFTAQNLGSALGTALIGSILIGALVQAFTTKVEENPRLSEEARQQTSIALESGVSFVSTDQVRTAAEQAGLPPREVDAVTESYAAAQLNGLKAAIFATGGITLASFLVTRGLPAGSRTTRTRDSGRDSQVTPEG, via the coding sequence GTGAGACAGTGGCGCGCGCTGATCGTCCTGGGCACGGCCCAGTTCCTGATGGTCCTGGACACCTCCGTCATGAACGTGTCCATCAGCCAGCTCGTCGAGGACTTCGACACCGAGGTGACCGCCATCCAGGCCGTCATCACCCTGTACGCCCTGGTCATGGCCGCCTTCATGATCATCGGTGGCCGGATCGGGGACATCCTGGGCCGCCGCCGGGTCTTCCTGATCGGCATGGGCGTGTACGGCGTGGGCTCGGCCCTGACCGCCGTCGCGCCCACCCTGTGGGTCCTGGCCGTCGGCTGGTCGGTCGTCGAGGGACTCGGCGCCGCGCTGGTGCTGCCGTCGATGGCGGCCCTCGTCGCCGAGTCGTACCGCGGCAAGGACCGCTCCGTCGCGTACGGCGTCATCGGCGGCCTCGCCGGCGCCGGCATCGCGGTCGGGCCGCTGCTCGGCGGCTGGGTGACGACGTACCTCACCTGGCGGCTGGTCTTCGCCGGCGAGGTCGTCGTGGTCCTCGCCGTCCTGCTCTTCCGGCGGGCGATCGAGGAGCACCCCGCGCCCGGTCCGCGCCCCGGCCTGGACGTCGTCGGCGCCGTGCTGTCGGCGGCCGGCCTGGCCATCGGCGTCCTCGGGGTGCTGCAGAGCACCACCTGGGGCTGGGTGGCGCCGCGCGATCCGCCCTTCACGGTGTTCGGCTTCGCACCCACCCTGTTCGTGGTCGCCGCCGGGGTGGCGCTGCTCGCCCTGTTCCGGGCCTGGGAGAGACGGCGGGAGGAGGGCGGCCGCGACCCGCTGGTCCACCTCACCCTGCTCCGCAGACCCGTCCTGCGGTCCGGTCTGATGACCCTGCTGAGCCAGAACCTGATCCTGCTCGGCCTGTTCTTCACCATCCCGCTGTATCTGCAGGTCGTGCAGGGCTTCGACGCCTTCGAGACCGGACTGCGGCTGCTGCCGGTCTCCGTGACCATGCTCGTCGCCTCCCTCGGCGGCGCCCGGCTCGGCCGCCGGGCAGGCCCGCGCCGGGTCGTGCGGGTGGCCCTGGTGCTGCTCGTGGCGGCCATCGTCTGGCTCCTCGCCACCATCGACCCGGTCATCGACGACGGCCAGTTCTTCGGGGCCATGGCGCTCCTCGGCCTGGGCATGGGGATGCTGGCCTCGCAGCTGGGCAACGTCGTCCAGTCCAGCGCGGGGGAGGAGGAGCGCAGCGAGGTCGGCGGCCTGCAGTTCACCGCGCAGAACCTGGGATCGGCGCTCGGCACGGCCCTGATCGGCTCGATCCTGATCGGCGCCCTGGTCCAGGCGTTCACCACGAAGGTCGAGGAGAATCCGCGCCTGTCGGAGGAGGCCCGGCAGCAGACGAGCATCGCCCTGGAGTCCGGGGTCAGCTTCGTCTCGACCGACCAGGTGCGCACCGCCGCCGAGCAGGCCGGGCTGCCCCCGCGCGAGGTGGACGCCGTCACGGAGTCGTACGCCGCCGCGCAGCTGAACGGCCTGAAGGCGGCGATCTTCGCGACCGGCGGCATCACGCTCGCGAGCTTCCTGGTGACCCGCGGACTCCCTGCCGGGAGCCGGACCACGAGGACCCGGGACTCCGGCCGGGACTCCCAGGTCACCCCTGAAGGGTGA
- a CDS encoding SHOCT domain-containing protein: protein MGTYLAYDYPLLGAFWTMLWLFLWILWFILLFRIIVDIFRDDDMGGWGKAGWLAFVILLPFLGVLVYVIARGKSMGGRELRHARAQQKAFDDYVRETASGGGAGGGAARSHADELARLSELRTRGDITEEEFRRAKALVLGDDAPSGSASASTTTADTGGASRS, encoded by the coding sequence ATGGGCACGTATCTCGCCTACGACTATCCGCTGCTGGGCGCCTTCTGGACCATGCTGTGGCTCTTCCTGTGGATCCTCTGGTTCATCCTGCTCTTCCGGATCATCGTCGACATCTTCCGCGACGACGACATGGGCGGCTGGGGCAAGGCCGGCTGGCTGGCGTTCGTGATCCTGCTGCCCTTCCTGGGCGTGCTCGTGTACGTCATCGCCCGCGGCAAGTCCATGGGCGGCCGGGAGCTCCGGCACGCCCGCGCGCAGCAGAAGGCGTTCGACGACTACGTCCGTGAGACCGCCTCCGGCGGTGGCGCCGGAGGCGGCGCCGCCCGCAGCCACGCCGACGAACTCGCCAGGCTCTCCGAACTCCGGACCCGCGGCGACATCACCGAAGAGGAGTTCCGCCGGGCCAAGGCACTGGTCCTGGGCGACGACGCCCCGTCGGGGTCCGCGTCCGCGTCCACGACCACGGCAGACACCGGCGGCGCCTCCCGTAGCTGA
- a CDS encoding ABC transporter ATP-binding protein codes for MSLLLADVTLTYPDGDGRLTALDAVSLDVPAGTLTAVVGPSGSGKSSLLAVAATLVTPDSGRVVVAGTETGPLGPAARAELRRDRIGIVFQQPNLLPSLTALEQLQVMGHLSGRTSRAVRDRAAGLLDAVGLAEQAHRRPHQLSGGQRQRVNIARALMNEPSVLLVDEPTSALDHERGAAVMELLAGLTAERGTATVLVTHDRAHLGRADRVVTVQDGRLTEETAPAAV; via the coding sequence ATGAGCCTGCTGCTCGCAGACGTGACCCTGACCTACCCCGACGGCGACGGCCGGCTCACCGCCCTCGACGCCGTCTCCCTCGACGTGCCGGCCGGCACCCTGACCGCCGTCGTCGGCCCCTCCGGCTCCGGCAAGTCCAGCCTGCTCGCCGTGGCCGCCACCCTGGTCACCCCGGACAGCGGCCGGGTCGTCGTGGCCGGCACCGAGACCGGCCCGCTCGGCCCGGCGGCCCGCGCCGAGCTGCGCCGCGACCGCATCGGCATCGTCTTCCAGCAGCCCAATCTGCTGCCCTCGCTCACCGCGCTCGAACAGCTCCAGGTCATGGGGCACCTGTCCGGCCGTACGAGCCGGGCGGTACGGGACCGGGCCGCCGGACTCCTCGACGCCGTGGGCCTCGCCGAACAGGCGCACCGGCGCCCGCACCAGCTCTCCGGCGGCCAGCGCCAGCGCGTCAACATCGCCCGGGCGCTGATGAACGAGCCCTCCGTGCTCCTGGTCGACGAGCCCACCAGCGCCCTGGACCACGAGCGGGGCGCGGCCGTCATGGAGCTCCTCGCCGGTCTGACCGCCGAGCGCGGCACCGCCACGGTGCTCGTCACCCACGACCGGGCGCACCTGGGGCGCGCGGACCGGGTGGTGACGGTGCAGGACGGGCGGCTGACGGAGGAGACGGCGCCCGCGGCCGTGTGA
- a CDS encoding ABC transporter permease, which yields MFVAWRDLRFAKGRFTLMGTVIVLITLLVGLLSGLTAGLARENISAITGLPADRLAFAAPPAGQSVSFTNSTVTESQWRAWASRPGVDGAAPLGIRTLNAAAGDRTAALSAFGTEPGSGLAPESGAGAKLGPGRVILSESAAEELGVGAGDAVRLGTLDATVAAVAGDASYSHTPVVWTSLTDWQKLGHSGTTPEEQATVIALTASGTTVDWAAGDAELKTSAKMPDEALGAIGSYQAENGSLQLMRGFLFVISALVIGAFFTVWTIQRSADVAVLKALGASTPYLLKDALGQALVMLTAGTLLGTGLATGIGALISGGDVPFVLQPLTVLGPAAVMIVLGALGAALSIRRITAVDPLTALGSAR from the coding sequence ATGTTCGTGGCATGGAGAGACCTGAGATTCGCCAAGGGGCGTTTCACCCTGATGGGCACCGTGATCGTGCTGATCACGCTGCTCGTCGGACTTCTTTCGGGACTGACCGCCGGGCTCGCACGCGAGAACATCTCGGCGATCACCGGCCTCCCGGCGGACCGGCTGGCCTTCGCCGCCCCGCCCGCCGGCCAGTCGGTCTCCTTCACCAATTCGACCGTCACCGAGTCCCAGTGGCGCGCCTGGGCCTCCCGCCCCGGCGTCGACGGCGCCGCGCCGCTCGGCATCCGCACCCTCAACGCGGCGGCCGGCGACCGCACCGCCGCCCTCTCCGCCTTCGGTACGGAGCCGGGCTCGGGTCTCGCGCCGGAGAGCGGCGCCGGGGCGAAGCTCGGCCCGGGCCGGGTGATCCTGTCCGAGTCGGCGGCCGAGGAGCTGGGCGTCGGGGCCGGGGACGCGGTGCGGCTCGGCACCTTGGACGCCACCGTCGCGGCGGTCGCCGGGGACGCCTCGTACAGCCACACCCCCGTCGTCTGGACCTCCCTCACCGACTGGCAGAAGCTCGGCCACAGCGGCACCACGCCCGAGGAGCAGGCCACCGTCATCGCCCTGACCGCCTCCGGCACCACCGTCGACTGGGCGGCCGGCGACGCGGAGCTGAAGACCTCGGCGAAGATGCCCGACGAGGCCCTCGGCGCCATAGGGTCCTACCAGGCCGAGAACGGCTCGCTCCAGCTGATGCGCGGCTTCCTCTTCGTCATCTCCGCGCTCGTCATAGGAGCCTTCTTCACCGTCTGGACCATCCAGCGCAGCGCCGACGTGGCCGTCCTCAAGGCGCTCGGCGCCTCCACCCCGTACCTCCTGAAGGACGCCCTCGGGCAGGCCCTGGTCATGCTCACCGCCGGCACCCTGCTCGGCACCGGGCTCGCCACCGGCATCGGCGCGCTCATCAGCGGCGGCGACGTGCCCTTCGTGCTCCAGCCGCTGACCGTGCTCGGCCCGGCCGCCGTGATGATCGTGCTCGGTGCGCTCGGCGCGGCCCTGTCCATCCGGCGGATCACCGCCGTCGACCCCCTGACCGCCCTCGGGAGTGCCCGATGA
- a CDS encoding DUF5955 family protein, translated as MSRSVGQRRVTGRVTADGVDPRVAELRAAVSRLRRELAGHRPEFTDRGIAEDELAALDAMAAGGAPEVWRLRRSLLLVAGALGSVSALAEGLTAVRRAVDLFGPPTVPPARDGHDRPDA; from the coding sequence ATGTCGCGGAGCGTGGGGCAGAGGCGAGTGACCGGGCGAGTGACCGCGGACGGCGTGGACCCGAGGGTGGCCGAACTGCGCGCCGCCGTGTCCCGGCTCCGTCGCGAACTCGCCGGACACCGCCCGGAGTTCACCGACCGGGGGATCGCCGAGGACGAACTCGCCGCCCTCGACGCGATGGCCGCCGGCGGCGCCCCCGAGGTGTGGCGCCTGCGCCGCTCCCTGCTCCTCGTCGCCGGCGCCCTCGGCTCGGTCAGCGCGCTCGCCGAAGGCCTCACTGCCGTCCGCCGCGCCGTCGACCTCTTCGGCCCCCCGACCGTCCCCCCGGCCCGCGACGGCCACGACCGCCCGGACGCCTGA
- a CDS encoding sensor histidine kinase — protein sequence MDPRHLTPALRALRLCLHLLMAGLLVLAALRAHTAAGVAAAVVTGVVYAAGSFLPAVRESQRAAAVWLGTLCLAWLVLLWVTPDGLWIAFPLYFLQLHLLPVRWSLPAVGLTAGAAILSYVRHGAALNPGVFIGPLLGAAVAVATVLGYQALYRESERRRRMVEELIATRAELAAAERHAGTLAERERLAREIHDTLAQGLSSIQLLLRAAERALPEGSPAAGHIDAARRAAQDNLAEARRFVRALTPPDLEHGSLAGALERLCGTAGPDGPRVRFSVSGTPVELPTPYEVALLRIAQSALANTVRHSAASRAEITLSFMGGSVTLDVVDDGKGFDPGALRAVRPSSEGGFGLPAMRSRAESLGGSFTVESAPGQGAAVAVSLPLPLTLPAGADA from the coding sequence ATGGATCCGCGTCACCTCACCCCCGCCCTCCGCGCCCTGCGGCTCTGCCTCCACCTGCTGATGGCGGGCCTGCTCGTGCTCGCCGCGCTGCGCGCGCACACCGCCGCCGGAGTGGCGGCGGCCGTCGTCACCGGCGTCGTCTACGCGGCGGGCTCGTTCCTGCCCGCCGTACGGGAGTCGCAGCGGGCCGCCGCGGTGTGGCTGGGCACGCTGTGCCTGGCGTGGCTGGTGCTGCTCTGGGTGACGCCGGACGGGCTGTGGATCGCCTTCCCCCTGTACTTCCTCCAGCTGCACCTGCTGCCGGTGCGCTGGTCGCTGCCGGCCGTCGGCCTGACGGCGGGCGCCGCGATCCTGTCGTACGTGCGGCACGGCGCCGCGCTCAACCCGGGCGTCTTCATCGGGCCGCTGCTCGGCGCGGCGGTCGCGGTGGCGACGGTGCTCGGCTACCAGGCCCTGTACCGGGAGAGCGAGCGGCGCCGGCGGATGGTCGAGGAGCTGATCGCCACCCGGGCCGAGCTCGCGGCGGCCGAGCGGCACGCGGGAACCCTCGCCGAGCGGGAACGGCTCGCCCGGGAGATCCACGACACCCTGGCCCAGGGCCTGTCCTCGATCCAACTGCTGCTGCGGGCCGCCGAGCGGGCGCTGCCGGAGGGCTCGCCGGCCGCCGGGCACATCGACGCGGCTCGGCGGGCCGCCCAGGACAACCTGGCGGAGGCGCGCCGCTTCGTCCGCGCGCTCACGCCGCCCGATCTGGAGCACGGTTCGCTGGCCGGGGCACTTGAGCGGCTGTGCGGGACGGCCGGTCCGGACGGCCCGCGCGTGCGGTTCTCCGTGAGCGGCACGCCGGTGGAGCTGCCCACCCCGTACGAGGTGGCACTGCTGCGGATCGCGCAGTCGGCGCTCGCGAACACGGTCCGGCACTCCGCAGCCTCACGGGCCGAGATCACGCTGTCCTTCATGGGCGGCTCGGTGACCCTGGACGTGGTGGACGACGGCAAGGGGTTCGACCCGGGCGCGCTGCGGGCCGTACGCCCCTCCTCCGAGGGCGGCTTCGGGCTGCCGGCGATGCGCTCGCGCGCGGAGTCGCTCGGCGGTTCCTTCACCGTCGAGTCCGCCCCCGGCCAGGGCGCCGCCGTCGCCGTCTCCCTCCCCCTGCCCCTCACCCTCCCCGCTGGAGCCGACGCATGA
- a CDS encoding response regulator produces the protein MTVRLLLADDHPVVRAGLRAVLDTEPDFAVVAEAATAERAVELAAAGGVDVVLMDLQFGAGMHGSEATAAITAVPGAPRVLVLTTYDSDADILAAVEAGASGYLLKDAPPEELAAAVRTAAAGQSALAPAVAHRLMDRMRTPAEALTRRELEVLQLVGEGLSNQQISKALFLSQATVKSHLVHIFAKLGVDSRTAAVATATARRLIRR, from the coding sequence ATGACCGTCCGACTGCTGCTCGCCGACGACCACCCGGTGGTACGGGCCGGGCTGCGCGCCGTCCTCGACACGGAGCCCGACTTCGCCGTGGTCGCGGAGGCGGCGACCGCCGAGCGTGCGGTCGAGCTGGCCGCCGCCGGGGGCGTGGACGTGGTCCTGATGGACCTGCAGTTCGGCGCGGGGATGCACGGCTCGGAGGCGACGGCGGCGATCACCGCCGTACCGGGCGCGCCGCGGGTCCTCGTCCTGACCACGTACGACTCGGACGCGGACATCCTGGCGGCGGTGGAGGCGGGGGCCTCGGGCTATCTCCTCAAGGACGCCCCGCCGGAGGAGCTGGCGGCGGCGGTACGGACGGCGGCGGCCGGCCAGTCGGCGCTCGCCCCGGCGGTGGCGCACCGGCTGATGGACCGGATGCGCACCCCGGCGGAGGCGCTGACCCGGCGCGAGCTGGAGGTGCTCCAGCTGGTCGGCGAGGGTCTGTCGAACCAGCAGATCAGCAAGGCGCTGTTCCTGAGCCAGGCGACGGTGAAGTCCCATCTGGTGCACATCTTCGCCAAGCTGGGCGTGGACTCGCGCACGGCGGCGGTGGCGACGGCGACGGCCCGGCGGCTGATCCGGCGCTGA